From the genome of Candidatus Poribacteria bacterium:
TTTGTCGATATTAATCCGATAAACGACGTCCGTCCCCTCTTCCCAGCGTCTAAACGCAATCTGATTGGCAGTGGGAGACCACGCAGGCGCGTCGCCTCGCACCAATTTAATCAACCGCAAATTTTTCCAGTCAATTGCCCATATGTGACTCTCATTCGACTCATCATAGGCCTCAAAAGCGATAAAGTTGCTATCCAGTGACCACGAAAGATGGGGATTGTAAAAGACGCCTTTATGCAACCGCCGCGGTTGTTTTGCCCAAGCATCCGAAATCCAAAGCTCGCTCGCCTGCCAATACTGCCCTGATAGGTTGGTTCGCCTCAAAAACGCAATCCGTTTTCCGCGGGGAGACCAATGGGGATATTCCGCTCCTTCAATCAGTGCTAACGTCCGGTTATGCTTGCAGATTGCTATATTGAAATGGATGTCATCCGTTTCTACAAACACACCTATCCCACCCCCGTCCATCCAACCGACTTCACCGTTTGGAAGCTCAATCTGATACCAGTCTCCTATTTGATTCAGAATTGAGAGTGTTACTCCGTCGTTAAGTGTCAGGCTGACAGGGGATCCTGCATCTCTTTCTGTATAAACGGAGGCTAGATCGCGTACCACCGTGCCAATTGGACCTGCCTCTGACGAGATTTGGGATGATTCACTTTCCTGCGGTAGGGCTTGAGGAGCCTCACCTTCCTGATTGGTAAAGGCGTACACATACCCATCATCCGATGTCACATAGAGTATGCCGTCGGAAATGGCTGGCGCAGTATCAATAAAGCCTTTAGTCGGATAAGACCAGATTTCTTCTTGAGATTCAATATCTAAGGCATGAATTTGATTGTCTCGGGCGCCAATGTACACCACACCGTTGGCGATTGCGGGATAACTGTAAGTAAGCGGTGTGAGTTTACGCCAAGCGTTGACGTCATGCTGTGGTGCGATGGGACGCAACCGTCCTTGTGAACAGGCATATTCAATTCCATCAATATACACGCGTCCCTTTAGCTGCGATTCCAATTCACCGGTTGTCGCATCAATAACGTAAATCTTCTGAGTATATGCCCCGATATATAGTCTTCCTTTTGACAAGATTGGTGGAGAATCCATCCATGTTTCCGATCGGAATTCCCACAGCCAATCACCGGTTTGAGCATTGAGGGCGTAAATATGATTATTTCTTGCACTAAAATAAACGCGATTATTCCAAACCGTTGGTGCATATCGGATCACGCCACCAGCTTTGAAACTCCATTTGATTCCCCACTGTTTTGCGTCGAGCGCGTAAAGTATGTGATCTGTGGAGGCGACGTATACCATGCCGTAGGCGATGACCGGACTTGCTTGAATTGGTCCACCGGTTTTATATTTCCAAAGCAACTTGAGTGGGGGGGCGAGGGTCTGATCAGGGCTTCTGCCAGAGAAGTGCAAATCGTACATGAACATCGGCCAATCTTTGGCACGGGTGGGAACAGCAGGAACGACGGGTGGGCTTTTCGGTTGGGATTCCGGTTCGGATTTCGGCTTGGAAGTTGGCTGTGTATTCTGATCTTGAGACTGGCATCCCCATAACAGGAAAAAACTGATTAAAAGCAGGATAAACTTCCTATTCATACATCCTCCGCGTTATCAAAGCCCTAAATTTGTTCGTACGGACCGGATTGATAACGGCTTTCTATTTGCGGTTTAGCGTCTTAGAGCAGTATAGCATTCCCCGGAGCGAGCGTCAATAGGAAAACCGAAAAAGCGATTCTTTATCCAGCCTATGCATCTTTCAAACAGATATTCACGCCCTCGTTCCTTGACCCCAATATCCCCGATCCCTCGCAACGGCGAGAAATTCCTGATCAAACACTTCGTCTGTCAAGACTTCCCCTGTGGCATTTCTCGGCGCAATCCATTGTACGGGTCGATTTCCAAAGCACGGTGCGAGGTCCACCAAATCAAAGTTTTGTAGGATGCCCCACGCCATCACTTCGAGGTCGTAACGTTCTTGGTCGTAAAAGCGTGTGTTCGTCAAATCGCGATACGAATAGAGCAGATCTTCAAATTCAAGAGATGTAAATCCGTTCTCTAATGCCCCAGCGAAGTAAGCGTAAAACGCACTTTTGCCGACCCCATATAGCCCAATCTGATTAACATCTGCCCGTGTCCGGAGA
Proteins encoded in this window:
- a CDS encoding PQQ-binding-like beta-propeller repeat protein — translated: MNRKFILLLISFFLLWGCQSQDQNTQPTSKPKSEPESQPKSPPVVPAVPTRAKDWPMFMYDLHFSGRSPDQTLAPPLKLLWKYKTGGPIQASPVIAYGMVYVASTDHILYALDAKQWGIKWSFKAGGVIRYAPTVWNNRVYFSARNNHIYALNAQTGDWLWEFRSETWMDSPPILSKGRLYIGAYTQKIYVIDATTGELESQLKGRVYIDGIEYACSQGRLRPIAPQHDVNAWRKLTPLTYSYPAIANGVVYIGARDNQIHALDIESQEEIWSYPTKGFIDTAPAISDGILYVTSDDGYVYAFTNQEGEAPQALPQESESSQISSEAGPIGTVVRDLASVYTERDAGSPVSLTLNDGVTLSILNQIGDWYQIELPNGEVGWMDGGGIGVFVETDDIHFNIAICKHNRTLALIEGAEYPHWSPRGKRIAFLRRTNLSGQYWQASELWISDAWAKQPRRLHKGVFYNPHLSWSLDSNFIAFEAYDESNESHIWAIDWKNLRLIKLVRGDAPAWSPTANQIAFRRWEEGTDVVYRINIDKTGLMAVARVPIDGRIVPFSYLDPPVWSPDGKRIAVGLDHQHYQSGHSRIRIHNIDGTKFGEIPTQSQRVTELAWSPDGSHLAYVLRGNPIPDPALDKQLHIVDVSAMESANTVGNRQVLKHTSPTWSPQGDRLAYMEREDCMGLRWKVWVLDRQTNRVLPVARTSLSLTAVTWLPDGKHLCLWHTSEYLRGGEYKPAKTRGWIVELNQ